acgacggaggagtccccgaacctgacggagccacctatgtcgacgtccaggtcggagaagaactcccgccgcccggtcatgaggtgcgtggcgccggagtcgaggtaccagccatcgaccctgtcgtcgtcggagccgttgccgaggagaactcgggcacgcggctcgtcgaggtggagtagagcggtgacaggcggtgccgccggatgcggctccatgtccccgtggagtaggaacagagccggctcgtcatccggctgggcctccgcgacgtgggcttggcccccacgcctccgctgcgggcagtccctggcccagtggccgggcctgccacagttgtggcaggcgtcgtctcgtgccgccttgggcctgtcagcggcgccgccctgagcatctccgcggacgccaccctcggcgcgccctcgtgccccggcttgggcacctccgcgcccctctcgcggcttgccgcgcttgcggccaccagtcgaggaagagggctcccccctcctcctgtcactgcgccgagcctcccactgctcctgagtgaggtggagcttcccaccgatggagatgcctcccgagggaggctgtggctcgtcgctgtcaacgaccttgaggcgacctatcgcctcctcgatcgtcatggtggagaggtccagcagagactcgatcgagcgagcggtctgcctgtacctctcggggacgcagcggaagagcttctcgacggctctctcctcgtcgtaggtgtcgtcgccgaactgcaccaccttctgcagtagagtgttgagacggagggcgaagtcatcaacatcctcacctggcttgaaggccaggttctcccactccttgcgaagtgcctggagagtggtcttgcgggcgTGGTCActgccgatacgtgccgcaACGATGGAGTCCCAGAcctccttggcagttcgcttcttggaaagcgtgaactgtatctcgggcggggctgctgcgatgagagcatccagcgcccatcgatcctcatcgtagtcgacgtcgccgtaccggactgcctcccacatatgccgcacctggagcttcacctccatgactgcggcccactcaacgtagttggtcttggtgagggtgggccacccaccgccgggaccgacgtccctgaccaccgcctggaggccgtggtagccgggggcgccgccgcgcgcaccccagccaggagcgccgccaccgccctgcgcgccgccgccaggggcgccgcctcccccctgcgcgccgccgccgggcgcgcggccccccggaccgccgccgggtgcgcgggccgttggatcgccgccgccgggcgcgccgacttccaggccgccgccgccgccgtgggggtGCCCACCACGCGGTCCGCTGCCGCGCCCTCTCCCTTGccaactcctcaaggtcccTGTCGTCGGTggtgtcgccggcgatggagccgctgaggctgccgcgcaaggtctcaacctcgacctccgccgcacgcgctgcatcctccgcctcctctgcttccacctccgccctggccgctgccagctccgctgcagccagcctggccgccctcgccgctgctgcagcggcttgagccgtcgctcgcctgcgctcctctgtcgcgtcgagctcggcgtctcgctggcgccgtgcgttcgaggcgaccgagcgctgagacggtgcgtcggacatggcgcgcctccaaggggctgttgcgtggagagggggaagggaacgcggaagaagaggcagccggagctgctactgctgcagtggctggtgcagctgctgctgcgctagctgctggtggtggtggctgggctGCTACAGCGgcttgggaaggggaggagcaagagatatccaacctacaggaaagtacggctctgataccagatgttagaagctctattctaactctcattgagctgagaggatgacaatgaacttggggcaattttctggttttctcatactcacaaactcaaagccataCCAACCCAAGAGGCTGGGGATATATATTTATAGCTGGCTGGGCAGTCAGGATGCTAGTCTAAGATTCTAGTCTAAAAGCTAGTCTAAGATGCTAACTGCTGCTGTCCTAGATGGGGCAGCAAGACCACCATGCTACTGTCCACAAGGACTGTCCTAGATGCTAACTGACTATTGTCCTGCCTCCCAAAGGCAGTCCAAGATGTGTCCTCTAGGGACAGCAATGCAGCAGGAAAGGTGCTACAgagccccacaaagaccacaGTACGAAGACTTATCCATcagaacaccccgagagaggaagaaggaatgggatgtggagttatcgaactcacgcccgttgtcacactggacggcttaatggtgaggccgaactgagtggacacccagacaaagaagtggaggagagtggggaaggtctcagacttggcgcgcaaaggaaaagtccaagagtaatgagaaaaatcatcaaccacgaccagatagtatttatatccagacatgctgagtacaggagttgtccacaggtcacagtgaacaagatcaaaggcatgcgcagcatgcgaaaaagaagaacaaaaagaaagtctaacatgacgacctaactggcacgcatgacagaggtgctcagcaggagcaatagtacatggaacatcggtactacaaCTGAACTGAGctaaaacgtcgcggccggggtgaccaagccggcggtgccaggtggtggaggAAGGCGTCACAGCAAAAGcagcagacgaagaagaagtcgaagccggagcagcggaagcaggaagacgaatccttcacagtaagaccagaagagtcaaattcaatggaacaagaattatcagcagtaaactggcgaatggaaagaaggttgtgaatcatctgaggagcaacaaggacattgggaagacgaaaagaaccaggagcagaacccacggcggtgacaggaaggcaagatccatcaccaaccatgatggaagaaggacaagaggggtgtgggggtcggacagaagagaaaATAGGGGATAGAGGAAACTAggctgataccatgtaggaagaAAATAAtaagatgtattcctccaaaccctagaagggtgggatatatagattctATACATGgacctctagatgggcctctatacatgggcttaATATATACTAACAAAGTGGGCCATTACATGGCCAGGAACTCAGGATATGTTGTGGCCTTTTCAGTTCTCAGTTTTTCCCATACACAACTGTATCATTCATAAACTCTATTTTTAATTGTGCTTTGGAACTAGATTACATTCTTTGTGCTTTCCCCTAATACTGATTTTAGCCAAAAAAGACATCTAGTTACCTATCAGATTCAaaacttaattttttttctcgaacgcgcaggagagctgcgcatcaatatattaagaagaaaaggggaaaaTATCCCCAAATTGTTACAGATATAAAGGGCCTGCAACCCACCCTAAAACAAGTTAAGAGACTCTAACAAAAAAGACACTCATGACCAGAAACACTGGACCAGAACACTTAAGTAGCTGGAGCTGCTAGGGTAAGGAGGTAAGAAACTCCTCGAGCCCCTGCAAAAAACCATTGCTGCATTTCTTCTTTGATAATCCTGATAACACTGTACGAATTAGGGGTGAGTCCATCAAAGACACAGCGATTGTGATGATTCCATAAGGACCAGGAACCAAGAATGATGATGGAGTTCACACCTTTTTGCACTTGACCTGAAACTCTGTTGCTTGTAGATGCCCACCAATCCTCAAAAGACCTTTCCTCAGCTTGTGCTGCAAGTACCTGCAAGCCAAGGTCATGTAGCACAGCAAACCAAACTTGCCAGCTGAAAACACAAGAGACCAGCAGGTGGTCATTTGTTTCATCGGTTTTATCACAAAGTGCGCAAGCTGCTGGGTGATGAAGTCCTTTCCTTGCAAGTCTGTCAGCTGTCCAGCAGTTTTTATGTGCCACTGTCCACATGAAGAATTTGCATTTACTAGGGGCCCAGCTTTGCCAAGTTCTATTAAAACTTAAATTAAACTTAATGGTTCCTCATTCCATGCATCAGCACATTTTTTTCCATCTAAATTCATCATTGTTGCACCATGAAAAAAATGTGTTAAGACCAGATTTATTGATAGGTATGAAGCATTCGGAGTTTTCATTTGATAGTTATCCTTATACCCATGTACCATAAGTAAAACTAAACTAATCATTTGTGTAGCTAAAGCTCCAGAAAACTGGGAGGCAGTTCTTGGGGGTATTAAAAACATGAGGCTATCTGGCCAAGCCCCTGTAGATACGAAAGGCTGTGAAAAAGCTGGATCTCTCCTTCCGCCCAAGGTACTTTTTGTTACTAAATGGCCTTTTCAACTATATAGTTTTCTGTTAAAAGCCTTTTTTGTATGACTTGTCCCAAGTTTCTTTCATGCTGGATATATCTGTTCAGTGGAGCTCTTTGGTTATGCCTTGCGTAGGTAGCATTGGGGTAGCGTAGTTCACCTGATTCCTTGTGCTGTGCTACCATATAAAAAGATCTAGCTCCTTTCCTGTCTACACATTAAAGTGCAGTCAGTCTGTACATGAATTTGTGCCAATAGATTGCAAATTTGCCACATTTATGGCTATTtacttatttttcttctttacaGCACAACTCACGCCTTTTTCTCAGTTTTTTTTGTATATTTGATTCATCTAGTTTATCACTAATTCAGTAATTCTTCCTTTGGTAAAAGGTTTAGATCCAATTGTATGGAATGGACCTATGTGAGTCGTTATTATTAATTCATCAATACTTCTCTTCCTGGATAGGAAAGAAGATTTGCAGTTCTGATATCAACTATGATGTCTAGCCAAACTAAAGATGAAGTTACGCATGGTATGTCTTTAAATTCTTTGTGCTCAGGAAATCTATCTTTTTTCAATTTCACTGCTTTGTTTGTACTAAATACTTGTCCTTTACAAACATGTTGATTGCATTTTGGAGTCAATTCTTGTCAGCTGCTGTGGAACGTCTCTCTGAAAATGGTTTACTTGATCCCGATGCTATAGTCAGGATTGATGAGGCTACGCTTGCAAATCTTATCAAACCTGTAAGTTGCAAGGCATGCTCACCATAGTAGGGTGAATACTATGTGCAAATTGTTCCTAAGTAGGAGTAAATGATTACTTTACTGGATGTACCCAAAAAATGAATGAATTAAGCAGCGTGGgaataaaaaaaaatcggcCTGTGGGGGGAAGAAACCCCTGAGCATTGAATAAGAGAAGACCTCTCACGCAGGCCGATAAAATCTCCGAATCTCCGAACCCCCGAACCGCTGCTCCACCCTTACATATGTCTGCTTTTCTTATCACATAAGAGGCTTTGCAATCACACTGGACTTAACATTATCTGAAACAGAAAATTGCTTTAGGCTCATGACACTTAGAAGCAAGAGCTTACAAGAAACTTCTCAGATTGATGTGCCACACCATATTGTTCGTGATCTTATCAGGTTGGATTCTATCAGAGAAAGGCTCAGTTCATAAAAGAAGCTTCTAAAATTTGCCTCGAACGTTTTGGAGGGGATATTCCAGATTCTTTGAACGAGTTGCTTGCTCTGAGAGGAGTTGGGCCTAAAATGGCTCATTTGGTATAAATCTTTTTTGTATCCTTCCTGGTTGAAATATGAACATAAACATCTTCAAAGATATTCTTCTTTATTTGAACAGGTGATGAGCATTGCTTGGAAGAATACTCAAGGAATCTGTGTCGACACTCATGTGCATCGCATTTCTAACCGTCTTGGATGGGTTTTC
This genomic interval from Panicum virgatum strain AP13 chromosome 8K, P.virgatum_v5, whole genome shotgun sequence contains the following:
- the LOC120644251 gene encoding endonuclease III homolog 1, chloroplastic-like isoform X3, producing MPLALLLSRICLPAAKMPNTRSARLVRADVNPVVQEVKCESSVSFDVSKPESTASVKRKRVKRELELNGEHPKKQVGIVPDIEDFRYNRTKAVTSSIKVEEKVRVSSVIKAKAPENWEAVLGGIKNMRLSGQAPVDTKGCEKAGSLLPPKERRFAVLISTMMSSQTKDEVTHAAVERLSENGLLDPDAIVRIDEATLANLIKPVGFYQRKAQFIKEASKICLERFGGDIPDSLNELLALRGVGPKMAHLVMSIAWKNTQGICVDTHVHRISNRLGWVFREGTKQKTTTPEQTRMSLEKWLPKDEWEPINPLLGY
- the LOC120644251 gene encoding endonuclease III homolog 1, chloroplastic-like isoform X2, which encodes MNKTIVQEVKCESSVSFDVSKPESTASVKRKRVKRELELNGEHPKKQVGIVPDIEDFRYNRTKAVTSSIKVEEKVRVSSVIKAKAPENWEAVLGGIKNMRLSGQAPVDTKGCEKAGSLLPPKERRFAVLISTMMSSQTKDEVTHAAVERLSENGLLDPDAIVRIDEATLANLIKPVGFYQRKAQFIKEASKICLERFGGDIPDSLNELLALRGVGPKMAHLVMSIAWKNTQGICVDTHVHRISNRLGWVFREGTKQKTTTPEQTRMSLEKWLPKDEWEPINPLLVGFGQTICTPLRPKCDMCGINNLCPLAFKESSSPNPKQKETRSS